CTGATCGACCGGGGGTTCTCGAACATCCGCATGGCGATCAACCTGTCGGTCCGTCAGATCCGGCCTTCGTTTCCCGCCACCCTGATCGACATCCTGGAGCGGACCGGGCTGAAGCCCGACGACATCGAGCTGGAGATCACGGAAAGCGTCGTGATGAAGGACAGCGTCGAGGTCGTCCAGCTTCTCCAGGAACTGGCCGACATGGGAGTCCATCTGGCGCTCGATGATTTCGGCACCGGCTACTCGTCGCTCAGCTATCTGAAGCTGATGCCGCTGGAGACCATCAAGATCGACCGCTCGCTGATCACCGATATCGCCACCGGCGCGGAGGACGCGGAGATCGTGCGCGCGGTGATCGACATGGGGCATTCCATGTCCCGGCGCATCGTCGCCGAAGGGGTCGAGACCGAACAGCAGCTTGCCCACCTGCGCCGCCTGGGCTGCGACGAGATCCAGGGCTACCTGTTCAGCCGACCCATAGCGGGTCCGGACCTGATGAAGCTGCTGGAGGGCTTTTCAACCTATGCCTGATGGCTAGGGGGCTTCGATCCAACCTACCCACTTGCATATTCCCGCCGGTTCGGATATGACGTCTGAGTAAGACAGTTCTGTCCATAAGAGGCATGAATGAAGGCGGCCCACCCGATCAAGGTACTCTGCGTCGATGACAACGCCATGATCGTCATGGCGACGCAGGCCACCATCGACGCCACGCCCGATATGGATTGCGTCGGCTGCCTGTACTCCGCGGACGAGCTTGTCGATACGGTCGCGGAACTCCGCCCGGATGCCGTCCTGCTCGACCTCACCATGCCGGGCAAGGAGCCGCTGGCAGCACTCCGTGAACTGACCGATGCCCATCCGGAAGTGCCGGTCATCGTCTTCAGCGGCCTGAGCGACCGGAGATCGGCGGAAAAGGCCTTCGCCGCGGGGGCCCGCCGTTACTTGACCAAGGGGGGCGACGGGCGGCCCGTGCTGGACGCGATTCGCGC
This Skermanella mucosa DNA region includes the following protein-coding sequences:
- a CDS encoding response regulator translates to MKAAHPIKVLCVDDNAMIVMATQATIDATPDMDCVGCLYSADELVDTVAELRPDAVLLDLTMPGKEPLAALRELTDAHPEVPVIVFSGLSDRRSAEKAFAAGARRYLTKGGDGRPVLDAIRAVASEQQPPLAVAS